One genomic segment of Dysosmobacter sp. Marseille-Q4140 includes these proteins:
- the rlmN gene encoding 23S rRNA (adenine(2503)-C(2))-methyltransferase RlmN has product MTDLKSMTEAEVTDTLRAMGEPAFRGKQVFSWLHRGAASYDDMTNLPKALREKLAAEHPFTVPAVERKQVSAQDGTIKYLWRLGDGNCVESVLMRYHHGNTVCISSQAGCRMGCAFCASTIAGKVRDLTAAEMLDQVLFTQTDSGAEVSNIVLMGIGEPLDNFDNVLRFLELVNHPDSMNIGMRHISLSTCGLVPGIRRLSELGLQLTLSVSLHAPDSETRSKIMPVNRAYDVEELFAACHDYFKKTGRRISFEYAMIDGVNDHDWQADLIVKKLRGMPGHVNLIPLNEVAESPFKPSRRIAAFQKRLESQGVTATVRRSLGGDIDASCGQLRRKAMLEDEKGECSQ; this is encoded by the coding sequence ATGACCGATTTGAAATCCATGACGGAGGCGGAGGTGACCGATACCCTCCGCGCCATGGGCGAGCCCGCCTTCCGGGGCAAGCAGGTGTTCTCCTGGCTCCACCGGGGCGCCGCCTCCTATGACGACATGACCAACCTGCCCAAGGCCCTGCGGGAGAAGCTGGCGGCGGAGCATCCCTTCACGGTGCCCGCCGTGGAGCGCAAACAGGTCTCCGCCCAGGACGGCACCATCAAGTACCTCTGGCGCCTGGGGGACGGCAACTGCGTGGAGTCCGTCCTCATGCGCTACCATCACGGCAACACCGTGTGCATCTCCTCCCAGGCGGGCTGCCGCATGGGCTGCGCCTTCTGCGCCTCCACCATCGCCGGCAAGGTCCGGGACCTGACGGCGGCAGAGATGCTGGACCAGGTGCTCTTTACCCAGACCGACTCCGGGGCGGAGGTGAGCAACATCGTCCTCATGGGCATCGGAGAGCCTCTGGACAACTTCGACAACGTCCTGCGCTTTCTGGAGCTGGTGAACCATCCGGACAGCATGAACATCGGGATGCGGCACATCTCCCTCTCCACCTGCGGGCTGGTGCCGGGCATCCGGCGCCTTTCAGAGCTGGGTTTGCAGCTGACTCTCTCCGTCTCCCTCCACGCGCCGGACAGTGAGACCCGCTCGAAGATCATGCCGGTGAATCGGGCCTACGACGTGGAGGAGCTGTTCGCCGCCTGCCATGACTATTTCAAAAAGACCGGCCGCCGCATCTCCTTCGAGTACGCCATGATCGACGGCGTCAACGACCACGACTGGCAGGCGGACCTGATCGTCAAGAAGCTCCGGGGCATGCCGGGGCATGTGAACCTGATCCCCCTCAACGAGGTGGCGGAGAGCCCCTTCAAGCCCTCCCGCCGGATCGCGGCCTTCCAGAAGCGTCTGGAGAGCCAGGGCGTCACCGCCACTGTGCGGCGGAGCCTGGGGGGAGACATCGACGCCTCCTGCGGACAGCTCCGCAGGAAGGCCATGCTGGAAGATGAGAAAGGGGAGTGTTCCCAATGA
- a CDS encoding zinc metallopeptidase, giving the protein MPYSYGYYSYGEFLANNIYFLLLIPVLILSVWAQFQVSGNFRQYSQVMNRRRLTGAQAAEAVLRANGVAGVPVRPCRGHLSDHYDPRDNTIYLSEDVYGAATVAAVGVAAHEAGHAVQYAVGYGPVRLRTAIIPATQLGSRFSFILLFVGLFLYSQSLFLAGIILFSLTTFFQLVTLPVEFNASRRALETIEGTGMLDGDEYYGARKVLRAAALTYVAALLMSLLQLLRFVLIFLGRSGGRGGDGGRR; this is encoded by the coding sequence ATGCCTTATTCTTACGGCTATTACAGCTACGGCGAGTTTCTCGCCAACAATATCTATTTCCTGCTGCTGATCCCTGTTCTCATCCTGTCTGTCTGGGCCCAGTTCCAGGTGTCCGGCAACTTCCGCCAGTACAGTCAGGTGATGAACCGCCGGCGCCTCACCGGCGCCCAGGCGGCGGAGGCGGTGCTGCGGGCCAACGGCGTGGCGGGCGTGCCCGTCCGGCCCTGCCGGGGCCACCTCAGCGACCACTACGATCCCCGGGACAACACCATCTACCTCTCCGAGGACGTCTACGGCGCCGCCACGGTGGCGGCGGTGGGCGTGGCCGCCCACGAGGCGGGCCACGCGGTCCAGTACGCCGTGGGGTACGGCCCCGTGCGGCTGCGCACCGCCATCATCCCCGCCACCCAGCTGGGCTCCCGGTTCTCTTTCATCCTGCTGTTCGTGGGTCTGTTTCTGTACAGCCAGTCTCTGTTTCTGGCGGGCATCATTTTGTTCTCTCTCACCACCTTCTTCCAGCTGGTGACGCTGCCGGTGGAGTTCAACGCCTCCCGCCGGGCTCTGGAGACCATCGAGGGCACGGGGATGCTGGACGGGGACGAGTACTACGGCGCCCGCAAGGTGCTGCGGGCGGCGGCGCTGACGTATGTGGCCGCGCTGCTGATGAGCCTTTTGCAGCTGCTGCGGTTCGTACTGATCTTCCTCGGCCGCAGCGGCGGCCGGGGTGGAGACGGAGGTCGCCGATGA
- the rsmB gene encoding 16S rRNA (cytosine(967)-C(5))-methyltransferase RsmB gives MSARRTALEVLRRCRTNQAWADAALGPALRRDGLTGADAALCSRLVYGVLQNQALLDFYLAAWCSQKPEHLQPPLQDILRLGLYQILFLDKIPVSAAVNESVELAKSCGRGAAAGLVNAVLRRAGREREALPPIPDKDPVKYLSTRYSHPRWLVKRLMLLLGREEAEAFLAADNTPPPLTVQVNPLRTTAEDLTAALTALGVTVQPHAWVPGCLELTGAGDLTALEPFRNGDFLVQDAAAALVARIAGVQPGDRVLDVCAAPGGKSFSAAFAMDNQGSIHSCDLHENKLKRIREGAARLGISCIETASADGQVFRPEWDGAFDTVLVDAPCSGLGIIRKKPDARYKRAEDLFTLPVVQDAILRNAARYVRPGGTLVYSTCTILPEENQQVTGAFLAETPDFSLSPFDLPDPAGATEGEITLWPHRHGTDGFYICRMTRRP, from the coding sequence ATGAGCGCCCGCAGGACTGCCCTGGAGGTGCTGCGCCGCTGCCGCACCAACCAGGCCTGGGCCGACGCGGCCCTGGGCCCCGCCCTCCGGCGGGACGGCCTCACCGGCGCCGACGCTGCCCTGTGCAGCCGCCTGGTCTACGGTGTGCTGCAAAACCAGGCCCTGCTGGACTTTTATCTCGCCGCCTGGTGCTCCCAGAAGCCGGAGCACCTCCAGCCGCCCCTCCAGGACATCCTTCGCCTGGGGCTGTACCAGATCCTGTTTCTGGACAAGATCCCCGTCAGCGCCGCGGTGAACGAGTCCGTGGAGCTGGCGAAATCCTGCGGCCGCGGCGCCGCCGCCGGGCTGGTCAACGCCGTGCTGCGGCGGGCGGGCCGGGAGCGGGAGGCTCTGCCGCCCATTCCGGACAAGGACCCGGTGAAGTATCTCTCCACCCGGTACAGTCACCCCAGGTGGCTGGTGAAGCGGCTGATGCTGCTTCTGGGCAGGGAGGAGGCGGAGGCCTTCCTCGCCGCCGACAACACCCCGCCGCCCCTGACCGTCCAGGTGAACCCCCTCCGCACCACCGCGGAGGACCTGACGGCGGCCCTGACCGCCCTGGGCGTCACGGTGCAGCCCCACGCCTGGGTGCCGGGCTGCCTGGAACTGACCGGCGCCGGGGACCTGACGGCCCTGGAACCCTTCCGAAACGGAGACTTCCTGGTCCAGGACGCCGCCGCGGCGCTGGTGGCCCGGATCGCGGGGGTACAGCCCGGGGACCGGGTGCTGGACGTGTGCGCCGCCCCCGGCGGCAAGTCCTTCTCCGCCGCCTTCGCCATGGACAATCAGGGGAGCATCCACTCCTGCGACCTCCACGAGAATAAGTTGAAGCGCATCCGGGAGGGCGCGGCGCGGCTCGGCATCTCCTGCATCGAGACCGCCTCCGCCGACGGACAGGTGTTCCGTCCGGAGTGGGATGGGGCCTTTGACACCGTCCTGGTGGACGCGCCCTGCTCGGGCCTCGGTATCATCCGCAAGAAGCCCGACGCCCGGTACAAGCGGGCGGAGGACCTGTTCACTCTGCCTGTCGTCCAGGACGCCATTCTCCGCAACGCCGCCCGGTACGTCCGGCCCGGCGGAACTTTGGTCTACTCCACCTGCACCATTTTGCCGGAGGAGAACCAGCAGGTGACGGGGGCGTTTCTGGCGGAGACGCCGGACTTTTCCCTGTCGCCCTTCGACCTGCCGGACCCCGCAGGGGCCACGGAGGGGGAGATCACCCTCTGGCCTCACCGCCACGGCACCGACGGGTTCTACATCTGCCGCATGACGCGGCGCCCTTGA